A window from Bombus fervidus isolate BK054 chromosome 12, iyBomFerv1, whole genome shotgun sequence encodes these proteins:
- the LOC139993166 gene encoding eEF1A lysine and N-terminal methyltransferase homolog, which produces MNILPKTHEEFSQVEYWNTFFKKRGKKNFEWYGEYPELCGIFLKYIKVKDNILIVGCGNSTVSMCLYDAGYRNITNIDISHIVIKQMRDINATMRPQLVYEHMDATQMTYDDNTFSVVLDKGTLDALMPDTKEGTVSNVNKYFKEITRILRNGGRYICISLLQEYILRQILSYFPNVGFMFRIVRCHEAEEKTRLEDGSSIPVFAVIATKITNLSQTVLEVVLVDGAPRRLSSVDEMISAILSAQQSAFIFNSLQKRSVADIGEISLNLHSPDNKHPRYTIYVLDQPKVHGTKSYAAFIVPQGKETDWLFSTKEGRQQVLKSSQRDRLAIVTLCREHKFENWEAVKSEIEDCILNLAPEGLSGKNDIPFLSLGSDVGVRTICFEGKSNLSGPFVVEEIERDGSEFRRLIFLNNPYVVQSEARLKQAKSRRGKMKKVVDSGFLACDHHVYMSIGVSAAINSKECDEIMIIGLGGGGLCTFLYNCFPKLRITAVEIDEKMLKVATDYFGLILDNRMKVEIADGIQIIKDSTSNGKRYKAILFDVDSKDNTVGMSCPPKQFLEMPIIKSVAKCLMNDGFFILNLVSRDGNIKQKVKSDLKSVFRSMACYSVQDEVNEVIICSLNEIDDIEWKHIFKNSVTTLNEQISMRKLLSDTNMYDLSSLMENLSIEF; this is translated from the exons atgaatatattaccAAAAACGCACGAAGAATTTAGCCAAGTTGAATATTGGAACACGTTTTTCAAGAAACGTGGTAAAAAAAACTTTGAATG GTATGGAGAATATCCGGAGTTATGtggtatatttttaaagtacaTCAAGGTGAaagacaatattttaattgtcgGTTGTGGCAATTCTACTGTTAGCATGTGTTTGTATGATGCTGGGTACAG aaatattactaatattgatatatcaCATATTGTTATTAAACAAATGCGTGATATTAATGCGACTATGAGACCACAATTAGTTTATGAACACATGGATGCTACACAAATGACATATGATGATAATACATTTAGCGTTGTTTTGGATAAAGGTACTTTAGATGCTCTTATGCCAGATACTAAAGAAGGGACAGTATCTAatgttaacaaatattttaag gaAATTACAAGAATTCTACGCAATGGCGGCAGATACATATGCATCTCATTATTACAGGAATATATTTTAAGGcaaattttatcttattttccaAATGTTGGGTTCATGTTTCGTATAGTACGTTGTCACGAAGCAGAAGAAAAAACACGCCTTGAAGATGGAAGTTCAATCCCAGTTTTTGCAGTAATTGCAACGAAGATTACGAATTTGTCACAGACT GTTCTAGAAGTAGTACTAGTTGATGGTGCACCAAGACGATTATCATCAGTAGATGAAATGATATCAGCTATACTGTCAGCACAACAATCtgcatttatatttaatagtcTTCAAAAGCGTAGTGTGGCTGATATTGGAGAAATCTCACTAAATTTGCATTCTCCTGATAACAAACATCCACGTTATACAATTTACGTTTTAGATCAGCCCAAGGTACATGGTACAAAAAGCTATGCAGCTTTTATAGTACCACAAGGAAA GGAAACAGATTGGCTATTTAGTACAAAAGAAGGTAGACAACAGGTTCTTAAGAGCTCCCAACGTGATAGACTTGCTATTGTCACACTATGCAGGGAacacaaatttgaaaattgggAAGCTGTAAAAAGTGAAATCGAAGATTGTATTTTGAATCTAGCACCAGAAGGCTTATCTGGAAAAAATGATATTCCATTTTTATCACTGGGTTCAGATGTTGGAGTCAGAACAATATGTTTTGAAGGAAAGAGCAATTTGAGTGGTCCCTTCGTTGTTGAAGAGATTGAAAGAGATGGTAGTGAATTTAGgagattaatttttctaaataatccATATGTTGTTCAGAGTGAAGCTCGTCTTAAACAAG ctAAATCTAGACGaggtaaaatgaaaaaagttgTTGATTCAGGATTTTTAGCGTGTGATCATCATGTATATATGAGCATTGGTGTTAGTGCTGCAATAAATTCTAAAGAATGTGACGAGATAATGATTATAGGTTTAGGTGGAGGTGGACTGTGCacgtttttatataattgttttcctaag TTACGAATTACAGCAGTTGAAATCGATGAGAAGATGTTAAAAGTCGCCACTGACTATTTTGGTCTCATTCTTGATAATAGAATGAAGGTTGAAATTGCGGATGGTATTCAAATTATCAAAGACAGTACATCGAATGGCAAAAGATACAAAGCTATACTTTTTGATGTAGACAGTAAAGATAATACAGTTGGAATGAGTTGTCCACCTAAACAGTTTCTAGAGATGCCTATTATAAAATCGGTTGCAAAATGTTTAATGAATGatggattttttattttaaatttagttaGTCGAGATGGAAATATCAAACAGAAAGTGAAGAGCGACCTAAAGTCTGTTTTTCGATCTATGGCATGCTATTCTGTACAAGATGAAGTAAATGAAGTTATAATATGttctttaaatgaaattgacGATATTGAATggaaacatatatttaaaaattctgtaaCAACTTTAAACGAACAGATATCTATGCGGAAGTTACTAAGTGACACAAACATGTATGATTTATCGTCTTTAATGGAAAATCTGAGTATAGAGTTTTaa